A window of Candidatus Neomarinimicrobiota bacterium genomic DNA:
GGCCTCCTCAGGCTGACAAAGGATGAAACATTGGTGAACCATCTCAAAGAGGATTACACCAAGGCTGACTTGACACCACCTCAGCGGGCAATGCTTGACTATTCGGTAAAACTGACAGAATCACCGGCCCGAATGGAACCGGCTGACCTGCAACCGCTCCGGGACAATGGCTTTGATGACAAGGCCATCCTGGATATCAACCAGATAGTGGCTTACTTTGCCTATGTGAACAGGGTGGCTGACGGGCTCGGTGTGGAGCTTGAGGATTTCTGGAAGGGGAAATGATTGAATTTTTTGATCAGAGACAGTGGATCAAGACGGGCATTACATTCGGTACTCCCCTGTCCATCGCCATCTCCTTCAGCGTGAA
This region includes:
- a CDS encoding peroxidase, with translation MTHHGEGLLRLTKDETLVNHLKEDYTKADLTPPQRAMLDYSVKLTESPARMEPADLQPLRDNGFDDKAILDINQIVAYFAYVNRVADGLGVELEDFWKGK